Proteins encoded together in one Flavobacterium keumense window:
- a CDS encoding dienelactone hydrolase family protein, producing the protein MKIFKGIFFGAILFSTTLMAQLQPVQYKDGSQILNGLSIKPNKSSAQKPGVLVLPAWKGIDAHAKSTAENLSKLGYYAFVADIYGEGNYPQTTADAAKMAGFYKKNTELYHKRIELALAQLIQSGANPDNIAVIGFCFGGTGAVEAARANMNVKGVVSFHGGLGKDANRAVTPITAKVLACHGADDPFVSKEEITAFQQEMRDGKADWEMIYYANAVHSFTDPAAGNDNSKGAAYNEKAAQRSFEHMKLFLNEVLKQ; encoded by the coding sequence ATGAAAATTTTCAAAGGAATATTTTTTGGTGCAATTCTGTTTTCAACAACTTTGATGGCACAATTACAACCCGTTCAATACAAAGACGGAAGCCAAATTTTGAATGGTTTATCCATTAAACCGAATAAATCAAGCGCGCAAAAACCAGGAGTCTTAGTGCTCCCAGCTTGGAAAGGGATTGATGCACATGCTAAATCTACAGCCGAAAATTTATCTAAATTAGGTTATTATGCTTTCGTAGCAGATATTTATGGCGAAGGCAATTATCCTCAAACTACCGCTGACGCAGCTAAAATGGCAGGATTTTATAAAAAAAATACCGAATTATACCATAAACGTATCGAATTGGCTTTGGCACAATTAATCCAATCGGGAGCTAATCCGGATAACATTGCTGTAATTGGTTTTTGCTTTGGTGGAACAGGTGCTGTAGAAGCGGCACGAGCCAATATGAATGTCAAAGGTGTAGTGTCTTTTCACGGCGGTTTAGGTAAAGATGCTAACCGAGCTGTTACTCCAATTACCGCAAAGGTTTTAGCCTGCCATGGCGCCGATGATCCTTTTGTTTCTAAAGAAGAAATTACCGCTTTCCAACAAGAAATGCGTGATGGCAAAGCCGATTGGGAAATGATTTATTATGCCAATGCCGTGCATTCTTTCACTGATCCAGCTGCTGGAAACGACAATTCTAAAGGAGCCGCTTACAACGAAAAAGCAGCACAACGCTCTTTTGAACACATGAAATTATTCTTAAACGAAGTTTTAAAACAATAA
- a CDS encoding M28 family metallopeptidase, producing MKKVLFLSLIVLGTSCKNGASLVSRNTTDPSKYMKTITAEELKKHLYIIAADSMEGRETGSAGQKKAGRYLISQYKKNQISFPKGATDFYQPVPATFLNNKRNRNLPNSENIWAFIEGTEKPEEVIVISAHYDHVGIENGEIYNGADDDGSGTSALLEIAQAFQIAKKEGHGPKRSILLLHVTGEEHGLLGSRYYSENPLFPLVNTVADVNIDMIGRRDEIHSNTNNYVYVIGANRLSSELDFVCSIMNQKYVGLDLDYRFNDPKDPNHFYERSDHYNFAKHGIPSIFFFNGVHADYHKKTDEPNKIEYDALAKRAQLAFVTAWELANRKDRIVVDKK from the coding sequence ATGAAAAAAGTACTTTTTCTTTCCCTAATCGTATTAGGAACTTCCTGTAAAAATGGGGCTTCTTTAGTATCAAGAAATACTACTGACCCAAGCAAATACATGAAAACCATCACCGCAGAAGAGTTGAAAAAACACCTTTACATCATCGCTGCCGACTCTATGGAAGGCCGTGAAACAGGTTCTGCGGGTCAGAAAAAAGCAGGACGTTACCTTATTAGTCAATACAAAAAAAACCAAATCTCTTTTCCTAAAGGAGCTACTGATTTTTACCAACCTGTTCCTGCTACTTTTTTAAATAATAAACGAAATAGAAATTTACCCAATTCAGAAAACATTTGGGCTTTTATTGAAGGTACCGAAAAACCAGAGGAAGTAATCGTGATTTCTGCACATTATGATCACGTGGGCATAGAAAATGGAGAAATTTATAATGGTGCAGATGATGACGGATCAGGAACTTCGGCTTTGCTTGAAATAGCACAAGCTTTTCAAATAGCAAAGAAAGAAGGACACGGACCCAAACGTTCCATTCTTTTATTACACGTAACTGGTGAAGAGCACGGTTTGCTAGGTTCTCGATACTATTCGGAAAATCCTCTTTTCCCTTTAGTCAATACGGTTGCCGATGTGAATATTGATATGATAGGCCGTCGTGACGAAATCCATTCCAACACAAACAATTATGTATATGTTATTGGAGCCAATCGCTTGTCTTCTGAATTGGATTTTGTTTGTTCAATTATGAATCAAAAATATGTAGGATTAGATTTGGATTATCGTTTTAACGACCCTAAAGATCCAAATCATTTTTACGAACGTTCTGACCATTATAACTTTGCAAAACACGGAATTCCTTCTATATTTTTCTTTAATGGTGTACATGCTGATTACCACAAAAAAACAGATGAACCAAACAAAATTGAATACGATGCGTTAGCAAAAAGAGCGCAATTAGCCTTTGTAACGGCTTGGGAATTAGCCAACCGCAAAGACCGAATTGTCGTGGATAAAAAATAA